In Eretmochelys imbricata isolate rEreImb1 chromosome 14, rEreImb1.hap1, whole genome shotgun sequence, a genomic segment contains:
- the SGSH gene encoding N-sulfoglucosamine sulfohydrolase isoform X2 encodes MGLRWALLLLALALGRGRGRGRARHVLLIVADDGGFESGVYNNSAINTPNLDALARRSLIFRNAFTSVSSCSPSRASILTGLPQHQNGMYGLHQDVHHFNSFDKVQSLPLLLSQAHIRTGIIGKKHVGPETVYPFDFAYTEENSSVLQVGRNITRIKLLVRKFLQSQDKRPFFLYIAFHDPHRCGHSQPQYGAFCEKFGNGESGMGWIPDWKPQSYSPEHVQLPYFVPDTPAARADLAAQYTTIGRMDQGIGLVLEELRSTGLHNSTLVIYTSDNGIPFPSGRTNLYWSGTAEPMLVSSPEHTERWGQVSQAYASLLDLTPTILDWFAIPYPSYSIFGTKTVQLTGKSLLPALLSEPPWVTAFSSQSHHEVTMYYPMRAIQHQQFRLIHNLNFRMPFPIDQDFYLSATFQDLLNRTRARQPTHWTKTLHRAVSLHPAPGSAGLQPTRKLSNTWSQ; translated from the exons ATGGGCCTGCGCTGGGCGCTGCTGCTGCTCGCCCTGGCgctgggccggggccggggccggggccgagcCCGCCACGTGCTGCTCATCGTGG CGGACGATGGCGGCTTTGAGAGCGGCGTGTACAACAACTCCGCCATCAACACCCCCAACCTGGACGCCTTGGCCAGGCGCAGCCTCATCTTCCGGAACGCCTTCACCTCCgtcagcagctgctcccccagcaGGGCCAGCATCCTGACCGGCTTACCCCAG CaccaaaatgggatgtatgggCTGCACCAGGACGTGCACCATTTCAACTCTTTTGACAAGGTGCAGAGTCTTCCCCTGCTGCTCAGCCAGGCACATATCCGGACAG GGATAATTGGGAAGAAGCATGTTGGGCCAGAGACGGTGTATCCCTTTGATTTCGCGTACACTGAGGAGAACAGCTCTGTGCTGCAGGTGGGCAGAAACATCACCCGGATCAAACTGCTTGTCCGGAAATTCCTGCAGAGCCAGGATAAGAG GCCGTTCTTCCTGTACATCGCCTTCCATGATCCCCATCGCTGcggccactcccagccccagtacGGGGCCTTCTGTGAGAAGTTTGGCAATGGCGAGAGCGGCATGGGCTGGATCCCCGACTGGAAGCCCCAGTCGTACAGCCCAGAGCACGTGCAG ctcccgtaCTTCGTTCCAGACACCCCAGCCGCTCGCGCTGACCTGGCCGCCCAGTACACAACAATCGGGCGCATGGACCAAG GGATCGGGCTGGTCCTGGAGGAGCTGCGCAGCACCGGCTTGCACAACTCCACGCTGGTGATTTACACCTCCGACAACGGCATCCCCTTCCCCAGCGGCAGGACCAACCTGTACTGGTCAGGCACTGCGGAGCCCATGCTGGTCTCCTCCCCCGAACACACTGAGCGCTGGGGGCAGGTCAGCCAGGCTTATGCCAGCCTGTTGG ATCTCACGCCCACCATCTTGGACTGGTTCGCCATCCCCTATCCCAGCTACAGCATCTTTGGCACCAAGACAGTCCAGCTCACCGGGAAATCgctcctgccagccctgctgtcaGAGCCGCCCTGGGTCACGGCCTTCAGCAGCCAGAGCCACCACGAGGTCACCATGTACTACCCCATGCGGGCTATCCAGCACCAGCAGTTCCGCCTGATCCATAACCTCAACTTCCGGATGCCTTTCCCTATCGACCAGGACTTCTATCTCTCGGCAACCTTCCAGGATCTGCTCAACCGGACCAGAGCCAGGCAGCCGACCCACTGGACCAAGACCCTACACCG TGCGGTGTCTTTGCACCCGGCACCAGGCAGCGCTGGACTGCAGCCAACCAGAAAGCTGTCAAATACATGGTCTCAATAA
- the SGSH gene encoding N-sulfoglucosamine sulfohydrolase isoform X1, with translation MGLRWALLLLALALGRGRGRGRARHVLLIVADDGGFESGVYNNSAINTPNLDALARRSLIFRNAFTSVSSCSPSRASILTGLPQHQNGMYGLHQDVHHFNSFDKVQSLPLLLSQAHIRTGIIGKKHVGPETVYPFDFAYTEENSSVLQVGRNITRIKLLVRKFLQSQDKRPFFLYIAFHDPHRCGHSQPQYGAFCEKFGNGESGMGWIPDWKPQSYSPEHVQLPYFVPDTPAARADLAAQYTTIGRMDQGIGLVLEELRSTGLHNSTLVIYTSDNGIPFPSGRTNLYWSGTAEPMLVSSPEHTERWGQVSQAYASLLDLTPTILDWFAIPYPSYSIFGTKTVQLTGKSLLPALLSEPPWVTAFSSQSHHEVTMYYPMRAIQHQQFRLIHNLNFRMPFPIDQDFYLSATFQDLLNRTRARQPTHWTKTLHRYYYRERWELFDRSSDPTESRNLASDSRYAGVLELLKAYLLKWQWDTNDPWVCAPDGVLEEKLSPQCQPLYNEL, from the exons ATGGGCCTGCGCTGGGCGCTGCTGCTGCTCGCCCTGGCgctgggccggggccggggccggggccgagcCCGCCACGTGCTGCTCATCGTGG CGGACGATGGCGGCTTTGAGAGCGGCGTGTACAACAACTCCGCCATCAACACCCCCAACCTGGACGCCTTGGCCAGGCGCAGCCTCATCTTCCGGAACGCCTTCACCTCCgtcagcagctgctcccccagcaGGGCCAGCATCCTGACCGGCTTACCCCAG CaccaaaatgggatgtatgggCTGCACCAGGACGTGCACCATTTCAACTCTTTTGACAAGGTGCAGAGTCTTCCCCTGCTGCTCAGCCAGGCACATATCCGGACAG GGATAATTGGGAAGAAGCATGTTGGGCCAGAGACGGTGTATCCCTTTGATTTCGCGTACACTGAGGAGAACAGCTCTGTGCTGCAGGTGGGCAGAAACATCACCCGGATCAAACTGCTTGTCCGGAAATTCCTGCAGAGCCAGGATAAGAG GCCGTTCTTCCTGTACATCGCCTTCCATGATCCCCATCGCTGcggccactcccagccccagtacGGGGCCTTCTGTGAGAAGTTTGGCAATGGCGAGAGCGGCATGGGCTGGATCCCCGACTGGAAGCCCCAGTCGTACAGCCCAGAGCACGTGCAG ctcccgtaCTTCGTTCCAGACACCCCAGCCGCTCGCGCTGACCTGGCCGCCCAGTACACAACAATCGGGCGCATGGACCAAG GGATCGGGCTGGTCCTGGAGGAGCTGCGCAGCACCGGCTTGCACAACTCCACGCTGGTGATTTACACCTCCGACAACGGCATCCCCTTCCCCAGCGGCAGGACCAACCTGTACTGGTCAGGCACTGCGGAGCCCATGCTGGTCTCCTCCCCCGAACACACTGAGCGCTGGGGGCAGGTCAGCCAGGCTTATGCCAGCCTGTTGG ATCTCACGCCCACCATCTTGGACTGGTTCGCCATCCCCTATCCCAGCTACAGCATCTTTGGCACCAAGACAGTCCAGCTCACCGGGAAATCgctcctgccagccctgctgtcaGAGCCGCCCTGGGTCACGGCCTTCAGCAGCCAGAGCCACCACGAGGTCACCATGTACTACCCCATGCGGGCTATCCAGCACCAGCAGTTCCGCCTGATCCATAACCTCAACTTCCGGATGCCTTTCCCTATCGACCAGGACTTCTATCTCTCGGCAACCTTCCAGGATCTGCTCAACCGGACCAGAGCCAGGCAGCCGACCCACTGGACCAAGACCCTACACCGGTACTATTACAGGGAGCGCTGGGAGCTGTTTGACCGGAGCAGCGATCCCACCGAGAGCCGGAATCTGGCCTCCGACTCCCGGTACGCCGGGGTCTTGGAGCTGCTCAAAGCCTATCTGTTGAAGTGGCAGTGGGACACTAACGACCCTTGGGTGTGTGCCCCAGATGGCGTCTTAGAAGAAAAACTGAGCCCCCAGTGCCAGCCACTTTACAATGAATTGTGA
- the SLC26A11 gene encoding sodium-independent sulfate anion transporter isoform X1, with product MAERDREAPERCCSYCTVQRRLPVLRWLPQYSLQWLQLDLIAGVTVGLTVVPQALAYAEVAGLPVQYGLYSSFMGCFVYCLLGTSKDVTLGPTAIMSLLVSSYAFHDPAYAILLTFLSGCIQLAMGLLHLGFLLDFVSCPVIKGFTSAASVTISFNQVKNILGLHNIPRQFFLQVYHTFQRIGETRAGDALLGLVCLAVLVGLRAMKGHIPRVHRVELLSVRISRLIIWATATARNALVVLFAGLVAYSFQGMGSQPFTLTGATPQGLPPFQLPPFSKAEANSTVSFSEMVQDLGAGLAVVPLMGLMETVAIAKAFASQNNYRIDPNQELLAMGLTNLLGSFVSSYPVTGSFGRTAVNAQTGVCTPAGGLITGTLVLLSLAYLTSLFYYIPKAALAAVIICAVAPMFDARIFRTLWRVKRLDLVPLCVTFLLCFWEVQYGIMAGMLVSGVLLLYTIARPRIKLSEQGVLLMQPASGLHFPAVESLRDAMHRWALAVSPPRCVILDCTHVSSMDYTVVMGLADLLQEFRKRGLTLTFFGLQGHVLQVLLSADLEGFQHFPSLEEAEKGHGAELDGRSRVLLHSASENMLPASGLIQ from the exons ATGGCAGAGCGGGACCGAGAGGCCCCCGAGCGATGCTGCTCCTACTGCACAGTGCAGAGGAGGCTCCCTGTCCTCAGGTGGCTGCCCCAGTATTCTCTGCAGTGGCTGCAGCTCGATCTCATCGCTGGCGTGACCGTGGGCCTGACTGTCGTGCCGCAAGCACTGGCCTATGCCGAGGTGGCCGGCCTGCCAGTTCAG TACGGTCTCTATTCCTCCTTCATGGGCTGCTTTGTCTACTGCCTTCTGGGGACCTCAAAAGATGTGACGCTGGGTCCAACGGCCATTATGTCGCTGCTGGTCTCTTCCTATGCGTTCCATGACCCTGCCTATGCCATCCTGCTGACCTTCCTGTCAGGCTGTATCCAGCTAGCCATGGGTCTCCTGCACCTCG GTTTCCTACTGGACTTCGTTTCCTGCCCCGTCATTAAAGGGTTTACCTCGGCCGCTTCGGTCACCATTAGCTTCAACCAGGTCAAG AACATCCTGGGGCTGCACAACATTCCACGACAGTTCTTCCTGCAGGTGTATCACACCTTCCAAAGAATCGGGGAGACCAG ggctggggatgcTCTCTTGGGGCTGGTCTGCCTGGCAGtgcttgtggggctcagggcGATGAAAGGCCACATCCCCAGGGTCCATCGGGTGGAGCTGTTGTCCGTCAGGATCAGTCGTCTTATCATCTGGGCCACAGCAACAG CTCGCAATGCACTTGTGGTCCTGTTTGCTGGCCTGGTCGCCTACTCCTTCCAGGGGATGGGCTCCCAGCCATTCACCCTCACTGGGGCGACGCCCCAGGGGCTCCCTCCCTTCCAGCTGCCGCCTTTCTCCAAGGCCGAAGCCAACAGCACTGTGTCCTTCAGCGAGATGGTGCAG gaCCTGGGAGCTGGACTGGCTGTGGTGCCTCTCATGGGCCTGATGGAGACTGTCGCTATTGCCAAGGCCTTTG CCTCACAGAACAATTACAGAATCGACCCCAATCAGGAGCTGTTGGCGATGG GCCTCACCAACCTCCTGGGCTCCTTCGTCTCCTCCTACCCCGTCACCGGCAGCTTTGGGCG GACAGCGGTGAATGCACAGACGGGTGTGTGCACCCCAGCAGGGGGGCTGATAACAG GGACCCTGGTCCTGCTCTCTCTGGCCTACCTGACCTCGCTCTTCTATTACATTCCCAAAGCGGCTCTGGCTGCTGTCATCATTTGCGCCGTGGCTCCTATGTTTGACGCCAGGATCTTCAGGACACTGTGGCGGGTTAAAC GGCTGGACCTTGTGCCGCTGTGTGTGACGttcctgctctgcttctgggaGGTTCAGTATGGCATCATGGCCGGCATGCTGGTCTCCGGCGTTCTCCTGCTCTACACCATTGCCAGGCCTCGGATCAAG CTATCAGAGCAGGGGGTGCTTCTCATGCAGCCTGCGAGTGGTCTGCATTTCCCCGCTGTTGAGTCCCTCCGAGATGCCATGCACAGATGGGCTCTGGCAG TGTCTCCGCCACGCTGTGTCATCCTGGACTGCACCCACGTCAGCAGCATGGATTATACCGTGGTGATGGGATTGGCAGACCTGCTGCAGGAGTTCCGGAAAAGGGGCCTCACCCTGACCTTCTTTGGCTTGCAG GGCCATGTTCTCCAAGTCTTGCTGTCTGCAGATCTGGAGGGATTCCAACATTTCCCCAGCCTGGAGGAGGCGG AGAAGGGCCATGGAGCAGAACTGGATGGCAGGAGCCGAGTCCTACTTCACAGCGCCAGCGAGAACATGCTGCCAGCGTCAGGGCTCATCCAGTGA
- the SLC26A11 gene encoding sodium-independent sulfate anion transporter isoform X2 yields MLLLLHSAEEAPCPQVAAPVFSAVAAARSHRWRDRGPDCRAASTGLCRGGRPASSGFLLDFVSCPVIKGFTSAASVTISFNQVKNILGLHNIPRQFFLQVYHTFQRIGETRAGDALLGLVCLAVLVGLRAMKGHIPRVHRVELLSVRISRLIIWATATARNALVVLFAGLVAYSFQGMGSQPFTLTGATPQGLPPFQLPPFSKAEANSTVSFSEMVQDLGAGLAVVPLMGLMETVAIAKAFASQNNYRIDPNQELLAMGLTNLLGSFVSSYPVTGSFGRTAVNAQTGVCTPAGGLITGTLVLLSLAYLTSLFYYIPKAALAAVIICAVAPMFDARIFRTLWRVKRLDLVPLCVTFLLCFWEVQYGIMAGMLVSGVLLLYTIARPRIKLSEQGVLLMQPASGLHFPAVESLRDAMHRWALAVSPPRCVILDCTHVSSMDYTVVMGLADLLQEFRKRGLTLTFFGLQGHVLQVLLSADLEGFQHFPSLEEAEKGHGAELDGRSRVLLHSASENMLPASGLIQ; encoded by the exons ATGCTGCTCCTACTGCACAGTGCAGAGGAGGCTCCCTGTCCTCAGGTGGCTGCCCCAGTATTCTCTGCAGTGGCTGCAGCTCGATCTCATCGCTGGCGTGACCGTGGGCCTGACTGTCGTGCCGCAAGCACTGGCCTATGCCGAGGTGGCCGGCCTGCCAGTTCAG GTTTCCTACTGGACTTCGTTTCCTGCCCCGTCATTAAAGGGTTTACCTCGGCCGCTTCGGTCACCATTAGCTTCAACCAGGTCAAG AACATCCTGGGGCTGCACAACATTCCACGACAGTTCTTCCTGCAGGTGTATCACACCTTCCAAAGAATCGGGGAGACCAG ggctggggatgcTCTCTTGGGGCTGGTCTGCCTGGCAGtgcttgtggggctcagggcGATGAAAGGCCACATCCCCAGGGTCCATCGGGTGGAGCTGTTGTCCGTCAGGATCAGTCGTCTTATCATCTGGGCCACAGCAACAG CTCGCAATGCACTTGTGGTCCTGTTTGCTGGCCTGGTCGCCTACTCCTTCCAGGGGATGGGCTCCCAGCCATTCACCCTCACTGGGGCGACGCCCCAGGGGCTCCCTCCCTTCCAGCTGCCGCCTTTCTCCAAGGCCGAAGCCAACAGCACTGTGTCCTTCAGCGAGATGGTGCAG gaCCTGGGAGCTGGACTGGCTGTGGTGCCTCTCATGGGCCTGATGGAGACTGTCGCTATTGCCAAGGCCTTTG CCTCACAGAACAATTACAGAATCGACCCCAATCAGGAGCTGTTGGCGATGG GCCTCACCAACCTCCTGGGCTCCTTCGTCTCCTCCTACCCCGTCACCGGCAGCTTTGGGCG GACAGCGGTGAATGCACAGACGGGTGTGTGCACCCCAGCAGGGGGGCTGATAACAG GGACCCTGGTCCTGCTCTCTCTGGCCTACCTGACCTCGCTCTTCTATTACATTCCCAAAGCGGCTCTGGCTGCTGTCATCATTTGCGCCGTGGCTCCTATGTTTGACGCCAGGATCTTCAGGACACTGTGGCGGGTTAAAC GGCTGGACCTTGTGCCGCTGTGTGTGACGttcctgctctgcttctgggaGGTTCAGTATGGCATCATGGCCGGCATGCTGGTCTCCGGCGTTCTCCTGCTCTACACCATTGCCAGGCCTCGGATCAAG CTATCAGAGCAGGGGGTGCTTCTCATGCAGCCTGCGAGTGGTCTGCATTTCCCCGCTGTTGAGTCCCTCCGAGATGCCATGCACAGATGGGCTCTGGCAG TGTCTCCGCCACGCTGTGTCATCCTGGACTGCACCCACGTCAGCAGCATGGATTATACCGTGGTGATGGGATTGGCAGACCTGCTGCAGGAGTTCCGGAAAAGGGGCCTCACCCTGACCTTCTTTGGCTTGCAG GGCCATGTTCTCCAAGTCTTGCTGTCTGCAGATCTGGAGGGATTCCAACATTTCCCCAGCCTGGAGGAGGCGG AGAAGGGCCATGGAGCAGAACTGGATGGCAGGAGCCGAGTCCTACTTCACAGCGCCAGCGAGAACATGCTGCCAGCGTCAGGGCTCATCCAGTGA